A single window of Pseudarthrobacter psychrotolerans DNA harbors:
- a CDS encoding glycosyltransferase, giving the protein MSSLNEITDWAPIQRVILPSPDQPDTVSLYVDAGSASGIRLRENDELARTPKSPEQKLQMFSSGDREAHFEDLLTRHSMRVRSGEQISFGTYFNAFPASYWRRWTSLRSIRLTVNTHGTGTVTVYKSNARGSVQRVDGVHVDGEATSSFELSLKPFGDGGWYWFDLAASSDELVLEDAQWEAEKGPHPSGQVTLQITTMNKPDFCLNNARILAENADVLANVKEILIVDQGTQKVEAEDGFASVQESLGGKLRVINQANLGGSGGFARGMYESVENGSDYVLLLDDDIVLEPESIVRLLSFADHCKRPTIVGGHMFDLYNRSVLHTFGEVVDPYRIVPAVPHADMEVRHDFSLSNLRQTAWLHRRVDVDYNGWWMCLIPTTVIKEIGLSLPLFIKWDDAEYGLRAREAGIATVSFPGAAVWHVSWTDKDDLVGWQAYFHARNRLVTTLIHSPYKKGGRVLRESVQDDVKHLVSMQYFTEHGRIEALKDVLRGLAGFTGRLAPNCRKSTR; this is encoded by the coding sequence ATGAGCTCGCTGAATGAAATCACCGACTGGGCACCAATCCAGCGAGTTATCCTGCCCTCGCCGGATCAGCCCGACACAGTCTCGCTCTATGTCGACGCGGGAAGCGCCAGCGGGATTCGGTTGCGAGAAAACGATGAACTTGCTCGCACTCCCAAGTCGCCGGAACAAAAGCTACAGATGTTCAGCTCCGGAGACCGAGAGGCTCATTTCGAGGACCTGCTGACGCGGCATTCCATGAGAGTCCGGTCCGGTGAGCAGATTTCCTTCGGCACGTATTTTAATGCCTTCCCGGCAAGCTACTGGCGCCGTTGGACGTCGCTCCGGAGCATTCGGCTAACGGTCAACACGCACGGTACTGGAACCGTCACTGTCTATAAATCCAATGCACGGGGCTCCGTCCAGCGCGTTGACGGTGTCCACGTCGATGGCGAGGCCACGTCCTCTTTCGAACTCTCATTGAAACCGTTCGGCGACGGCGGCTGGTACTGGTTTGATTTGGCGGCCAGTTCGGACGAACTGGTACTTGAGGATGCCCAGTGGGAGGCCGAGAAAGGGCCGCATCCGAGCGGCCAAGTGACCCTTCAGATCACCACCATGAACAAGCCGGACTTCTGCCTGAACAATGCCCGAATCCTTGCAGAGAATGCGGACGTTCTCGCCAACGTCAAAGAAATCCTGATCGTGGATCAGGGGACACAAAAGGTCGAGGCAGAGGACGGCTTCGCCTCAGTTCAGGAATCTCTGGGTGGGAAGCTCCGGGTCATCAACCAAGCGAACCTAGGCGGATCCGGGGGGTTCGCGAGGGGGATGTATGAGTCGGTAGAAAATGGCAGCGACTATGTGCTGCTCCTCGACGACGACATCGTCCTTGAGCCCGAAAGCATCGTCCGGTTGCTTTCTTTTGCCGACCATTGCAAGAGGCCGACGATTGTCGGGGGGCACATGTTTGACCTTTACAACCGCAGCGTCCTTCATACTTTCGGCGAAGTAGTTGATCCCTACCGAATCGTTCCGGCAGTGCCCCACGCAGACATGGAGGTCAGGCACGACTTTAGCCTCTCCAACCTCCGGCAGACCGCATGGTTGCACCGGCGTGTGGATGTGGACTATAACGGCTGGTGGATGTGCCTCATCCCCACAACCGTGATCAAAGAGATCGGCCTGTCGCTACCCCTCTTCATCAAGTGGGACGACGCCGAGTACGGACTGCGCGCGCGTGAGGCTGGCATCGCTACCGTGTCCTTTCCCGGCGCCGCCGTCTGGCACGTGTCATGGACTGATAAGGATGACCTCGTGGGTTGGCAAGCGTACTTCCATGCGCGCAATCGACTCGTTACCACTCTTATTCACAGCCCCTATAAAAAGGGTGGACGAGTCCTGCGGGAATCTGTACAGGACGATGTAAAACATCTTGTGTCGATGCAGTACTTTACTGAACATGGACGAATAGAGGCGCTAAAGGACGTGCTCAGGGGCCTGGCGGGCTTCACGGGTCGCTTGGCACCAAACTGCCGGAAATCAACGCGCTGA
- the glf gene encoding UDP-galactopyranose mutase has translation MTADLVIVGSGFFGLTIAEQAATELGLKVLVLDRRHHIGGNAYSEKEEQTGIEVHRYGAHLFHTSNERVWEYVNRFTTFTNYVHKVYGVHKGEVYSLPINLATINQFFRANLTPGQAQALIQEQAGELAGTDPQNLNDKGIQLIGRPLYEAFIKHYTGKQWQTDPKDLPAGIISRLPVRYNYDNRYFNDKYEGLPTNGYTAWIEKMAEHPNIEVRLNTDFFDESHEYSKDKVVGNIPVIYTGPVDRYFDFAEGDLSWRTIDFEEEVLDVADFQGTSVVNYNDADVSYTRIIEPRHFHPEREYQTEKTVIMREFSRAAEKGDEPYYPINTSADRERLLKYRDLAAAEKDVLFGGRLGTYKYLDMHMAIGSALTMFDNQIRSHFEGGAKLESGGVDA, from the coding sequence GTGACAGCTGACCTCGTCATCGTAGGGTCTGGCTTTTTTGGCCTGACAATCGCAGAACAGGCCGCCACTGAGCTCGGCTTGAAGGTGCTAGTCCTCGACCGCCGCCACCACATCGGGGGAAACGCCTACAGCGAAAAGGAAGAGCAGACGGGGATTGAAGTGCACCGTTACGGCGCACACCTGTTCCACACTTCCAACGAGCGTGTGTGGGAGTACGTGAACCGCTTCACCACCTTCACGAACTATGTCCACAAGGTCTACGGCGTACACAAGGGTGAGGTCTACTCCCTGCCCATCAATCTGGCCACCATCAACCAGTTCTTCCGTGCGAATCTCACTCCGGGTCAGGCACAGGCGCTGATCCAGGAACAGGCCGGCGAGCTCGCTGGGACCGATCCGCAGAACCTGAACGATAAGGGGATCCAGCTCATCGGCCGGCCGCTCTATGAAGCCTTCATCAAGCACTACACCGGCAAGCAGTGGCAGACCGATCCCAAGGACCTGCCCGCCGGCATCATCTCCCGCCTCCCGGTGCGCTACAACTACGACAACCGGTACTTCAACGACAAGTATGAGGGCCTGCCGACCAACGGCTACACGGCGTGGATCGAAAAGATGGCGGAACACCCGAACATCGAAGTACGGCTGAACACGGACTTCTTCGACGAGTCACACGAGTACAGCAAGGATAAGGTCGTCGGCAACATCCCCGTGATCTACACAGGCCCTGTTGACAGGTACTTCGACTTCGCCGAGGGCGACCTCTCGTGGCGCACGATCGACTTCGAAGAAGAGGTGCTCGACGTCGCCGATTTCCAGGGGACGTCGGTGGTCAACTACAACGATGCCGATGTGTCCTACACGCGCATCATTGAACCGCGCCACTTCCACCCCGAGCGCGAGTATCAGACGGAAAAGACCGTCATCATGCGCGAATTCTCCCGTGCCGCCGAAAAGGGAGACGAACCTTACTACCCGATCAACACCTCCGCGGACCGGGAGCGGCTTCTCAAGTACCGTGACCTGGCTGCTGCCGAGAAGGACGTACTGTTTGGCGGACGGCTGGGCACCTACAAGTATCTCGACATGCACATGGCCATCGGTTCGGCTCTGACCATGTTTGACAACCAGATTCGGTCGCATTTCGAAGGTGGAGCGAAGCTTGAAAGCGGAGGAGTGGACGCATGA